One window of Tepidanaerobacter acetatoxydans Re1 genomic DNA carries:
- a CDS encoding alcohol dehydrogenase catalytic domain-containing protein, whose product MKAAVWHGYKDVRIEDVPEPKLSPDCVKIKVYWAGICGTDRHEYVGPNFIPTEKPHRLTQRTAPLIIGHEFTGIIVEVGGNVTGWKVGDRVTANGSLTCKSCEMCKTGRYNICSKLGFLGVGDDGAFAEYVTVEADRLFRIPDNVTLRQGLLAEPIACGIHSTNLINDVQGKDVVVIGPGIIGLGCFFAATLKGASKVLVAGIGDNREALIRRYNGDYVDTQKTDLAEYVKNWSNGKMADIVYECVGVQQTLNNAISISKPGAKIMVMGVFGQKPLISMNDLQEGERVLMTSQAHLNEIETALEYFSKGKIDADELITREVTLDTLVEDGFEELLKNASKHIKVAIKIVDTK is encoded by the coding sequence ATGAAAGCTGCTGTTTGGCATGGCTACAAAGATGTAAGAATAGAAGACGTTCCTGAACCGAAACTGAGCCCAGATTGCGTGAAAATTAAGGTTTACTGGGCAGGCATATGCGGTACAGATCGCCATGAGTATGTTGGCCCAAATTTTATTCCTACAGAAAAGCCCCATCGATTAACTCAGCGAACAGCTCCATTAATAATTGGGCATGAGTTTACAGGAATCATCGTAGAGGTAGGGGGAAATGTTACTGGATGGAAAGTGGGAGACCGGGTTACTGCAAATGGAAGTTTAACCTGTAAAAGCTGTGAAATGTGCAAAACAGGACGGTACAACATTTGCTCAAAACTGGGATTTCTAGGTGTAGGCGATGATGGAGCATTTGCCGAATATGTCACTGTAGAGGCTGATAGGCTGTTCCGTATTCCGGATAATGTTACACTTAGACAAGGCCTACTGGCTGAGCCCATCGCTTGTGGCATACATTCTACAAATCTTATAAATGACGTTCAAGGTAAGGATGTCGTTGTCATTGGTCCCGGTATTATTGGATTAGGATGCTTTTTCGCGGCAACTCTCAAGGGCGCATCAAAAGTTTTGGTTGCGGGAATAGGTGATAATCGGGAGGCGTTAATTCGCCGTTATAATGGCGATTATGTTGATACCCAAAAGACAGATTTGGCTGAGTATGTTAAAAACTGGTCTAATGGTAAAATGGCAGATATTGTTTACGAGTGTGTTGGAGTTCAACAAACATTAAACAATGCAATAAGCATCTCAAAACCTGGAGCAAAAATAATGGTAATGGGTGTTTTTGGCCAGAAACCGCTGATTTCCATGAATGATTTACAGGAGGGCGAGCGGGTGCTGATGACATCACAAGCCCATTTAAATGAGATAGAAACTGCATTGGAGTACTTTTCTAAAGGAAAAATTGATGCAGATGAACTAATTACAAGAGAAGTAACACTTGATACTCTTGTAGAGGACGGGTTTGAAGAGCTTTTGAAAAACGCTTCTAAACATATTAAGGTCGCTATTAAGATTGTAGATACAAAATAA
- a CDS encoding sugar phosphate isomerase/epimerase family protein, with product MFANISAGAWVYGTCSDRYVSDGYKDKMDFVSRVERLSNIEEVKGIEITYPFDINEENYDHYKTLLEEKSLTISCIGVELVCDRKWKTGSFCSPHKEVREETIKLVKKAMDFANQIGVEIVNLWLGQDGFDYLMQTNYVDAWKFLIEGLRECANHNTKVKLGLEYKASEPRLNCFLNSGGKALAVAQATGCSNVGVTLDIGHALNAKENPAEIASILMAENKLFHLHFNDNYFIADDDMPVGSVHFLHFVELIYWLKKLGYSGWYSLDLYPYRDDPDEACKTSIHFIRMIEKMVEKKLKDLDFHEMAETAASKNMCNLFTKMFDMGE from the coding sequence ATGTTTGCAAATATTAGTGCAGGCGCATGGGTCTATGGAACATGCAGTGACCGATATGTAAGTGATGGATATAAAGATAAGATGGACTTTGTTTCCCGAGTTGAACGTTTGTCAAATATTGAGGAAGTTAAAGGTATTGAGATTACCTATCCATTTGACATAAACGAAGAAAACTATGATCATTATAAAACCTTGTTGGAAGAGAAAAGCTTAACCATTTCCTGTATTGGTGTTGAGCTTGTATGTGATAGAAAGTGGAAGACCGGTTCCTTCTGTTCTCCACATAAGGAAGTTCGTGAGGAGACTATCAAGCTTGTAAAAAAAGCCATGGATTTTGCCAATCAAATTGGCGTAGAAATTGTAAATTTATGGCTTGGGCAGGACGGGTTTGATTATTTAATGCAGACAAATTACGTGGATGCGTGGAAATTCCTGATAGAAGGCCTGAGGGAATGTGCCAATCATAATACAAAGGTTAAACTGGGTTTAGAGTATAAAGCCAGTGAACCCCGTCTTAACTGCTTTTTAAATTCCGGCGGTAAAGCTTTAGCTGTTGCCCAGGCAACAGGCTGCAGCAATGTAGGTGTAACTTTGGATATTGGGCATGCTCTAAATGCCAAAGAAAACCCGGCAGAAATTGCAAGCATTTTAATGGCCGAAAACAAGCTGTTTCATCTGCACTTTAATGATAACTACTTTATAGCTGATGATGATATGCCTGTAGGCAGTGTACACTTCTTACATTTTGTGGAATTAATCTATTGGCTGAAAAAACTAGGATATTCAGGTTGGTATTCTCTTGACCTTTATCCATATAGGGATGATCCTGACGAAGCCTGTAAAACATCCATTCATTTTATTAGAATGATCGAAAAGATGGTGGAAAAGAAACTAAAGGATTTAGATTTTCATGAAATGGCAGAAACTGCAGCAAGCAAAAATATGTGTAATTTATTTACTAAAATGTTTGATATGGGGGAGTAA
- a CDS encoding trans-sulfuration enzyme family protein translates to MSSNEHKFATKAVHAGQHGDPVTGAVVSPMFMTSTYEYTPEKMARYLAGDKKGIFTYGRSRNPTQNELQNKICALSGGEAALVTASGMSAISLALLSCVHSGDHVISCSTVYSGTYNLFTKIFEELNIEVTFLEEMTEEALEKALKPNTKVLYAESVYNPTLVVSDLKFIAEWAKSKGVISMIDNTFMSPYLLRPLEYGIDVVVHSTTKYLNGHGDLIGGVIISNKDFIENIRSSIYQELGPTPSPFSCWLMLRGMKTLHIRMREHCSNAMTIAKWLEKQDKIEKVIYPGLESHPQHELAKKQFGAKGYGGMVSFVVKGGMEGATRFISNIKLAKYCVSLGDLDTMIQQPATMTHGKISPTERERMGIPDGMIRLSVGIEDSEDIIHDLEQALESV, encoded by the coding sequence ATGAGTTCAAATGAGCATAAATTTGCTACAAAAGCCGTTCATGCAGGTCAACATGGAGATCCTGTAACAGGCGCAGTAGTTTCACCCATGTTTATGACAAGCACATATGAGTATACACCTGAGAAAATGGCACGCTATCTGGCGGGCGATAAAAAGGGCATCTTCACATATGGGCGTTCAAGGAACCCGACCCAAAATGAACTGCAGAATAAGATCTGTGCACTATCAGGTGGAGAGGCAGCGCTGGTTACTGCCTCTGGAATGTCGGCAATTTCACTGGCACTGCTTAGCTGTGTTCACTCCGGTGATCATGTAATCAGCTGCAGTACGGTTTATAGTGGCACTTACAACTTGTTCACCAAAATATTTGAAGAGCTAAATATTGAGGTAACATTCCTTGAGGAAATGACAGAGGAAGCATTAGAGAAAGCTCTAAAGCCAAATACAAAAGTACTGTATGCAGAAAGTGTATATAACCCAACCCTAGTTGTATCTGATTTGAAGTTTATTGCAGAATGGGCAAAATCCAAAGGCGTTATTTCAATGATCGATAACACCTTTATGTCACCATATTTACTTAGACCGCTGGAGTATGGAATTGATGTTGTGGTACACAGTACAACTAAATACTTGAACGGACATGGAGATTTAATCGGTGGTGTCATTATCAGTAACAAGGATTTTATTGAGAACATTAGAAGCTCTATCTATCAGGAGTTGGGGCCCACTCCCAGTCCATTTAGCTGTTGGCTGATGCTCAGAGGCATGAAAACCCTTCATATTAGGATGAGAGAGCATTGTAGTAATGCCATGACGATTGCCAAGTGGCTTGAGAAACAGGATAAGATTGAGAAAGTCATATATCCCGGGCTGGAGAGCCACCCACAGCACGAACTGGCAAAAAAGCAGTTCGGAGCTAAAGGATACGGTGGGATGGTATCTTTTGTGGTCAAAGGCGGAATGGAAGGAGCTACACGTTTCATCAGTAATATTAAACTTGCAAAGTATTGTGTGAGCTTAGGAGATTTGGATACCATGATTCAACAGCCTGCCACCATGACCCATGGAAAGATATCGCCGACAGAAAGAGAACGCATGGGAATTCCCGATGGAATGATAAGACTTTCGGTGGGAATTGAAGATTCCGAAGATATCATTCATGATTTAGAACAAGCCCTGGAGAGTGTATAA